One Thermococcus kodakarensis KOD1 genomic window carries:
- the wecB gene encoding non-hydrolyzing UDP-N-acetylglucosamine 2-epimerase, whose product MKPALVFGTRPEIIKLAPVVRAFLEMGIKPLLIHTGQHYDYEMSRIFLEELELPPIDYHLEVGSGTQAEQTGKAMIKIEKVLMEERPDVTLVQGDTNTVLAGALASVKLKIPVAHVEAGLRSFDRTMPEEINRILADHASEVLFPPTEEARKNLEREGITENVYVVGNTIVDAVLQNSLVAEKKSDVLERLDLKPKEYILITAHRAENTDSWENLTRLVEILESLPMMAVYPIHPRTEGRLKRFGLWERVASIENLILTKPLGYLDFLRLEKNAFAVMTDSGGVQEEAIILDVPCLTLRYNTERPETVKAGGNILVGLERERVLRYLQRLIEDRDFYEKMAKAPNPFGDGKAGEKIAKILVGLYEKGELKVKSSRFI is encoded by the coding sequence TTGAAACCCGCCCTTGTGTTTGGGACCAGGCCCGAAATCATCAAGCTGGCCCCCGTCGTAAGGGCTTTCCTTGAAATGGGAATTAAGCCGTTGCTCATTCATACCGGCCAGCACTACGACTACGAGATGAGTAGGATTTTCCTTGAGGAACTTGAGCTTCCGCCGATAGACTACCACCTCGAAGTAGGCTCTGGAACTCAGGCGGAGCAGACGGGGAAGGCCATGATTAAAATCGAGAAAGTCTTGATGGAGGAGAGACCCGACGTTACTTTAGTACAGGGCGACACCAACACCGTTCTAGCGGGTGCTCTGGCGAGCGTGAAGCTGAAGATACCCGTCGCCCACGTTGAGGCTGGGCTGAGGAGCTTTGATCGGACGATGCCCGAGGAGATAAACAGAATCCTAGCTGACCATGCGAGCGAAGTCCTGTTCCCTCCGACCGAAGAAGCCAGGAAAAACCTCGAGCGGGAGGGCATAACGGAAAACGTCTATGTTGTGGGGAATACAATAGTTGACGCCGTACTCCAGAACTCCCTGGTGGCGGAGAAAAAGAGCGACGTCCTCGAGAGGCTTGACCTTAAGCCCAAAGAGTACATCCTCATAACGGCCCACCGCGCCGAGAACACCGACAGCTGGGAGAACCTTACCAGGCTTGTTGAAATCCTCGAAAGTCTTCCGATGATGGCCGTTTACCCTATCCATCCGAGGACAGAGGGCAGGCTCAAGAGGTTTGGTCTCTGGGAACGGGTTGCCTCGATAGAGAACCTTATACTCACCAAACCGCTCGGTTACCTCGACTTTCTGAGGCTGGAGAAGAACGCCTTCGCCGTAATGACCGACTCGGGAGGTGTTCAGGAGGAGGCGATAATTCTCGACGTGCCCTGCCTGACCCTCCGTTACAATACTGAAAGGCCGGAAACAGTCAAAGCTGGGGGCAATATCTTAGTGGGCCTTGAAAGGGAGAGGGTTCTCCGCTACCTGCAAAGGCTGATTGAGGACAGAGACTTCTATGAGAAAATGGCAAAGGCACCTAACCCGTTCGGGGACGGAAAAGCCGGAGAGAAGATTGCAAAAATCCTGGTTGGGCTATATGAAAAAGGGGAGCTGAAAGTTAAAAGCTCCCGCTTCATCTGA
- a CDS encoding UDP-N-acetyl-D-mannosamine dehydrogenase, whose protein sequence is MFANAGFRVTGYEIREDVVRSINSGKAHIIEPEIDELLKKAVSSGNLRATSDPEEIRNKDAYIICVQTPLKEDKTPDLSYLESAVRTVAERMKKGSLVVIESTVPPLTTVKMAKLIEEIRGFKAGEDFYMVHAPERVMPGRIFKELVYNSRIFGGITPESSEIAEKLYRSFVKGQTFKTSSTVSEVVKLMENTFRDVNIALANEFAFLAHQYGVNVFEAIELANTHPRVNIHLPGIGVGGHCLPKDPHLLLWPAKEDFGLIRTAREINDSMPLFTKDLLFSAFKQLNVPPEEAVVAVLGLAYKGNSDDTRNSPAIAFIDAIKDDVREVRSYDPFVGGSAESLEEALRGADAAVIATDHTAFKNLNWEELGKLMRTKILIDGRHIIDKPPRGFLFKGIGRGEY, encoded by the coding sequence ATGTTCGCGAATGCAGGGTTTAGGGTCACTGGTTATGAGATACGAGAAGACGTTGTTAGGAGCATAAACTCTGGAAAAGCTCACATAATAGAGCCCGAAATAGACGAACTCCTGAAGAAGGCCGTCTCAAGCGGCAACCTGCGGGCGACTTCTGACCCTGAGGAGATAAGGAACAAAGACGCCTATATAATCTGCGTCCAGACCCCCCTAAAGGAAGACAAAACCCCCGACCTGAGCTACCTTGAAAGCGCGGTCAGAACAGTCGCAGAGCGGATGAAAAAGGGTTCCCTTGTCGTGATAGAGAGCACAGTCCCCCCGCTGACGACTGTCAAAATGGCGAAGCTCATCGAGGAGATAAGGGGATTCAAGGCAGGCGAGGATTTCTACATGGTGCACGCGCCCGAGAGGGTTATGCCTGGCAGGATATTCAAGGAACTTGTCTATAACTCCAGAATCTTTGGCGGGATAACCCCAGAGAGCTCAGAGATAGCTGAAAAGCTCTACCGCTCCTTTGTGAAGGGGCAGACTTTCAAGACAAGTTCCACCGTTAGCGAGGTCGTGAAGCTCATGGAGAACACCTTCCGCGATGTGAACATTGCCTTGGCGAACGAGTTCGCCTTCCTCGCCCACCAGTACGGGGTAAACGTCTTTGAGGCGATAGAACTGGCCAATACACACCCGCGCGTGAACATTCACCTTCCGGGAATCGGTGTCGGCGGCCACTGCCTTCCTAAGGATCCCCACCTTCTCCTCTGGCCGGCTAAGGAAGATTTTGGCCTCATAAGAACCGCCAGGGAGATAAACGACTCAATGCCGCTCTTCACGAAAGACCTTCTGTTTTCTGCGTTTAAGCAGCTTAACGTTCCACCTGAAGAGGCCGTGGTTGCCGTCCTTGGGCTGGCTTACAAGGGAAACAGCGACGACACGAGGAACTCCCCTGCCATAGCTTTTATAGACGCCATAAAGGACGACGTCAGGGAAGTCAGAAGCTATGACCCGTTTGTTGGGGGAAGCGCTGAAAGCCTGGAGGAGGCTCTGAGGGGTGCCGACGCGGCGGTTATCGCCACTGACCACACGGCCTTTAAGAACCTCAACTGGGAGGAGCTTGGGAAGCTTATGAGGACGAAGATTCTGATAGACGGCAGACACATCATAGACAAACCTCCGAGAGGCTTCCTCTTTAAGGGCATAGGGAGGGGTGAATATTGA
- a CDS encoding DUF354 domain-containing protein, with the protein MKVWVDITNAPHAHFFKGLIRELEKSGYEIIITTREFDGLTGILDMLGFDYYVVGKHGGATLEGKLLASSERVYKLSKLIIEEKPDLAIYKHSAEAPRVAFGLQVPSIGFIDNETAIGQNKLIAPFTKLLLYPRAIDAYELIKCGADPNGMRPVNGFSELAHLYGFKPERKVLKELGVKRNGYIVMRTEPIKANYFNGDIKSILEDVIPLLPDIPIVLFPRTEEQRKRFERFDNVIMPEKPVDSLSLLYYARLMIGAGGTMNREAIALGTPTISTYPGKLLAVTKWLVELGVKFHSTDPLEVATVAERMIEMNGSYRNYIRSVVSGLENPMEVILKEIETYETEGTFLVSSEAGNVGSYVSLDKRSD; encoded by the coding sequence ATGAAGGTCTGGGTGGATATAACCAACGCGCCTCACGCTCACTTTTTCAAGGGCTTGATACGGGAGCTTGAGAAGTCCGGCTATGAGATTATAATCACCACGAGGGAGTTTGACGGCCTGACCGGAATTCTCGATATGCTCGGCTTTGACTACTACGTCGTCGGGAAGCACGGAGGGGCTACTCTTGAAGGAAAACTTCTGGCAAGCTCGGAGAGGGTTTACAAACTCAGCAAGCTCATAATAGAGGAAAAGCCCGACCTGGCGATTTACAAGCACTCCGCAGAAGCTCCAAGGGTTGCATTTGGCCTCCAGGTACCCAGCATAGGCTTCATTGACAACGAGACCGCGATTGGTCAGAACAAGCTCATAGCCCCGTTCACAAAACTGCTCCTGTATCCAAGAGCTATTGATGCCTATGAGCTGATCAAGTGCGGTGCAGACCCGAACGGCATGAGGCCCGTTAACGGATTCTCCGAGCTAGCCCACCTCTACGGCTTTAAGCCCGAGAGAAAGGTTCTGAAAGAGCTTGGGGTGAAGCGCAACGGGTACATCGTTATGCGCACCGAACCCATAAAGGCCAACTACTTCAACGGCGACATAAAGAGCATTCTTGAGGACGTCATACCCCTTCTTCCAGACATCCCAATAGTCCTGTTCCCGAGAACTGAAGAGCAGAGGAAGCGCTTTGAGCGCTTTGACAACGTCATAATGCCAGAAAAGCCCGTGGACAGCTTGAGCCTTCTTTACTACGCCAGACTGATGATAGGAGCAGGGGGAACGATGAACAGGGAGGCAATAGCCCTCGGGACTCCAACGATCTCCACTTACCCTGGAAAACTGCTCGCCGTTACCAAGTGGCTCGTTGAGCTTGGGGTAAAGTTCCACTCAACGGATCCCCTGGAAGTTGCCACAGTGGCGGAAAGGATGATAGAAATGAACGGCAGTTACAGGAACTACATCCGGAGCGTTGTTTCGGGGCTTGAGAACCCAATGGAGGTAATCCTGAAGGAGATAGAAACATATGAAACCGAGGGAACTTTCCTCGTCTCATCAGAGGCCGGCAACGTTGGGAGTTATGTAAGCCTCGATAAACGCAGCGATTAA
- a CDS encoding stage II sporulation protein M, producing MGRIGRYFLYLLLALFAGIAAGLAYVRFQPGMAFEYMERLARQFGSISENPFRNFVWIFLNNARVALLVVVAGLFFGVGSGFVIFANGFIVGLVVGVLKEEGIPVKTLILGLVPHGIVEIPAILLAGAAGMCWYRRIMESEDKGKGLKEGALQALRLYIVVLLMLLIAAFIEAYITPNVAGL from the coding sequence GTGGGGAGAATTGGCAGGTATTTCCTCTATCTACTGTTGGCACTCTTCGCTGGCATAGCTGCGGGTCTGGCATACGTGAGGTTCCAGCCGGGAATGGCCTTCGAATATATGGAGCGGCTTGCCAGACAGTTTGGAAGTATCTCCGAGAACCCGTTCAGAAATTTTGTGTGGATATTCCTCAACAACGCCAGGGTTGCGCTTCTGGTGGTTGTGGCGGGTCTCTTTTTTGGTGTTGGTTCTGGTTTTGTGATATTTGCCAACGGGTTCATAGTCGGACTTGTCGTCGGCGTGCTCAAGGAAGAAGGAATCCCAGTAAAAACTCTCATTTTGGGCCTTGTGCCACACGGGATTGTAGAAATCCCCGCGATACTCCTGGCCGGAGCGGCAGGTATGTGCTGGTACCGCAGGATTATGGAGTCAGAAGATAAGGGAAAAGGCCTCAAAGAGGGTGCCCTCCAGGCCTTGAGGCTTTACATTGTGGTTTTGCTGATGCTCTTAATCGCTGCGTTTATCGAGGCTTACATAACTCCCAACGTTGCCGGCCTCTGA
- a CDS encoding lipoate protein ligase C-terminal domain-containing protein: MKHHVGEHKAKKGLIRIEFDERDGRAENVRITGDFFIHPEETVHELESRLEGHKLEELEGIIDEFFAMRLDVEMPYINVEDFKIALKKALEG, translated from the coding sequence ATGAAGCACCACGTAGGTGAGCACAAAGCTAAGAAGGGCCTCATAAGGATAGAGTTCGACGAAAGGGATGGAAGGGCTGAAAACGTCAGGATAACGGGAGATTTCTTCATTCATCCCGAGGAGACTGTTCATGAACTTGAAAGCAGGCTTGAAGGGCACAAGCTCGAAGAGCTGGAGGGGATAATAGACGAGTTCTTTGCCATGAGGCTTGACGTCGAGATGCCTTATATAAACGTCGAGGACTTCAAGATAGCGTTGAAGAAGGCCCTCGAAGGGTGA
- a CDS encoding arginine--tRNA ligase, with protein sequence MVYKEVQERVRLALRQALDEMLHEAGKEWDGEITFDDTPSIELGDFGTAVSFQLARVFRKAPKFIAEELVGRVKEKLPEEIRDVKAVNGYINFYLDYEFFGKALVREILEKGEKYGESELGSGKKVIVEHTSVNPTKPLHMGHARNAVLGDTMARIMRKLGYTVEVQNYIDDLGVQFAQVLWGYLNLKEEFERIEAELREKGLKEDFIDHVMGLLYVEVNKKLEENPEVDKEVRELMKKLEEGDNEIAEVGRKLAERVVRAQMLTTYRMGITYDLLSWESDIMKSGIFGEAYGLIEKNENFFWATEGKYKGAFVMDLRKLFPDMKNPFLVLRRSDGTATYTGKDIAYHLWKFGKVKADMLYKLWDRVEDHETWTTAPDGKEMPGKFGRADIVINVIGAEQKHPQMAIKYALQLLGFEDAAENFHHLAYEHVVRPEGSFSGRKGTWVGFTVDEVLNEAVQRARELVEQKNPNLSDEEKDEIAEAVGVGAVRYNLVKYSPDKVITFRWEDVLNFEGDSAPYLQYAHARCASILRKAEESGVETDWNALLEKADFSKLTNREKELIKFLAKFPEVLESAGRDVKPHLVPAYLNELASLFNRFYMDHPVLKAEEGIREERLLLVLAVKQVLRNGLDVLGIKAPERM encoded by the coding sequence ATGGTTTACAAAGAAGTTCAGGAAAGGGTAAGGCTCGCACTGCGTCAAGCTCTTGATGAAATGCTCCATGAGGCTGGAAAGGAATGGGACGGTGAGATAACCTTTGATGACACCCCCAGCATCGAGCTGGGCGACTTTGGAACGGCAGTGTCCTTCCAGCTGGCCAGGGTATTCAGGAAGGCGCCGAAGTTTATAGCCGAGGAACTCGTTGGGAGAGTGAAGGAAAAGCTCCCAGAAGAAATAAGGGACGTTAAAGCCGTGAACGGCTACATAAACTTCTACCTCGACTACGAGTTCTTTGGAAAGGCCCTTGTGAGGGAAATACTCGAGAAGGGCGAGAAGTACGGCGAGAGTGAACTCGGGAGTGGAAAGAAGGTCATAGTTGAGCACACTTCTGTGAACCCGACAAAGCCGCTCCACATGGGGCACGCGAGGAACGCCGTTCTCGGCGACACGATGGCGAGGATAATGAGGAAGCTCGGCTACACCGTCGAGGTTCAGAACTACATTGACGATCTCGGCGTTCAGTTCGCCCAGGTTCTATGGGGCTACCTAAACCTGAAGGAGGAATTTGAGAGGATTGAAGCGGAGCTACGCGAGAAGGGCCTGAAGGAGGACTTCATAGACCATGTAATGGGCCTGCTCTACGTTGAGGTCAACAAGAAACTTGAGGAGAACCCAGAGGTTGATAAGGAAGTCCGCGAGCTGATGAAGAAGCTCGAAGAGGGCGACAACGAGATAGCCGAGGTTGGAAGGAAGCTCGCCGAGCGCGTTGTCAGGGCGCAGATGCTCACCACTTACCGCATGGGGATAACCTACGACCTCCTCAGCTGGGAGAGCGACATAATGAAGAGCGGGATCTTCGGCGAGGCCTACGGGCTGATAGAGAAGAACGAGAACTTCTTCTGGGCGACGGAGGGCAAGTACAAGGGAGCCTTCGTGATGGACTTAAGAAAGCTCTTCCCTGATATGAAGAACCCGTTCCTCGTTCTGAGGAGGAGCGACGGGACGGCAACCTATACCGGCAAGGACATAGCCTACCACCTCTGGAAGTTTGGCAAGGTCAAAGCCGACATGCTCTACAAGCTCTGGGACAGGGTTGAGGACCACGAGACCTGGACGACGGCTCCCGACGGAAAGGAGATGCCCGGAAAGTTCGGAAGGGCTGATATAGTAATCAACGTCATCGGCGCCGAGCAGAAGCACCCGCAGATGGCGATAAAGTACGCGCTCCAGCTCCTTGGCTTTGAGGATGCGGCTGAAAACTTCCACCACCTGGCCTACGAGCACGTGGTAAGACCTGAAGGCTCGTTCTCCGGAAGGAAGGGAACGTGGGTCGGCTTCACCGTCGATGAAGTCCTCAACGAGGCCGTCCAGAGGGCAAGGGAGCTTGTCGAGCAGAAGAACCCGAACCTGAGCGATGAGGAGAAAGATGAGATAGCCGAGGCTGTTGGCGTTGGGGCAGTCCGCTACAACCTCGTCAAGTACAGCCCGGACAAGGTAATCACCTTCCGCTGGGAAGATGTCCTCAACTTCGAGGGAGACAGCGCCCCGTACCTCCAGTACGCCCATGCAAGGTGTGCCTCTATCCTCAGGAAGGCCGAAGAGAGCGGAGTGGAGACTGACTGGAATGCCCTGCTTGAGAAGGCGGACTTCTCAAAGCTGACAAACAGGGAGAAGGAGCTGATAAAGTTCCTCGCGAAGTTCCCGGAGGTTCTGGAGAGCGCTGGCAGGGACGTCAAGCCCCATCTCGTTCCAGCTTATCTCAACGAACTGGCCTCGCTCTTCAACAGGTTCTACATGGACCACCCAGTGCTCAAGGCCGAGGAGGGAATAAGAGAGGAGCGCCTGCTCCTCGTCTTGGCTGTAAAGCAGGTTCTCAGGAACGGACTTGATGTTCTCGGAATAAAGGCGCCGGAGAGGATGTGA
- a CDS encoding AAA family ATPase, producing the protein MLFDPRPKERREEIFDREKELESILNGMNEYPISLIIGIRRVGKSSLLKVALNEYSGIGIYMDTRRLYSAGSGSISSAMLVDEITRILLGKGRVGFLRGIKVEEINLLGLHLKPRESTWVDVLDRLEQFGRKTGKKVVIAFDEAQYLRFFGSRGGKDFLAGVAYAYDSLPNISFVFTGSEVGLLHDFVGIDDYSSPLYGRISEEIEIRAFPRELSEEFLRRGFAEVGVKVPEDEIRRAVDELDGIPGWLVEFGFNYWKKGSFEKAIETTMNRAKAMIKEELFELEKRSPRYALILKAISIGLSRWSQIKDYVEAKGGPITNARLNSLLVNLEKMGWIKKENGRYHIIDPVVEKVIKED; encoded by the coding sequence ATGCTGTTTGATCCAAGACCTAAAGAAAGAAGGGAGGAAATCTTTGACAGGGAGAAAGAACTTGAAAGTATACTTAACGGAATGAACGAATATCCGATAAGCCTCATCATCGGAATTAGACGAGTGGGGAAAAGTTCTCTGCTGAAGGTCGCCCTGAACGAGTACTCCGGTATTGGAATTTACATGGACACCCGCCGCCTCTATTCCGCTGGTAGCGGCAGTATAAGCTCAGCTATGCTCGTTGACGAGATAACCAGGATACTCCTCGGGAAGGGCAGGGTTGGTTTCCTTAGGGGGATTAAGGTGGAGGAGATAAACCTCCTAGGCCTTCACTTAAAACCCAGGGAATCAACCTGGGTTGATGTTCTGGATAGGCTGGAGCAGTTCGGAAGAAAGACTGGAAAGAAAGTCGTCATTGCCTTCGACGAGGCTCAGTACCTCCGTTTCTTTGGTTCACGAGGGGGTAAAGACTTCCTCGCAGGAGTAGCTTATGCCTACGATTCACTCCCAAACATCAGCTTCGTGTTCACAGGTTCCGAAGTGGGCCTCCTCCACGACTTTGTTGGAATTGACGACTATTCCAGCCCCCTCTACGGCAGAATATCAGAGGAGATCGAGATAAGGGCGTTTCCCAGAGAGCTCTCAGAGGAATTCTTGAGGAGGGGATTTGCAGAAGTTGGAGTTAAAGTTCCTGAAGATGAGATAAGAAGAGCTGTTGACGAGCTCGATGGTATCCCCGGATGGCTCGTTGAGTTCGGATTCAACTACTGGAAGAAGGGAAGCTTTGAGAAAGCTATAGAGACAACCATGAACAGGGCAAAGGCCATGATAAAGGAGGAGCTCTTTGAGTTGGAGAAGCGCTCCCCCCGCTACGCTTTGATTTTAAAGGCGATCTCAATTGGACTTTCAAGGTGGTCTCAGATAAAGGACTATGTTGAGGCCAAAGGCGGTCCGATAACCAACGCACGCCTCAACAGCCTTCTCGTGAACCTGGAGAAAATGGGTTGGATAAAGAAGGAAAACGGCCGCTACCACATTATAGACCCGGTTGTGGAAAAAGTGATTAAAGAGGACTGA
- a CDS encoding dihydrodipicolinate synthase family protein — MRGVIVPIVTPFKEDYSIDVPALEEHLDYLQKVGVHGIFINATTGEFTSLSKEERRFLAEKGRELVTSAFYLVGTASSNTLEVIELTKHAQDIGADYAVIAPPYYCPLTEEALFRHYSMIAEKTDIPIILYNIPACANSLSVPLVKRLTIEYPSIAGIKATLDSVNYIRDIILDVKGERKDFRVFTGLDQHFLNTLILGGDGGIMACANFAPELHLRLYKAFNEKRFEEAFEYSRKLAKLSKVYDIASSFGSAIKLAMRVRGFSIKPVLRPPYTMDGKEVEEKVRALLLEVL, encoded by the coding sequence ATGCGTGGCGTTATAGTCCCCATTGTCACGCCCTTCAAAGAGGACTATTCAATAGACGTACCAGCTCTCGAAGAGCACCTCGACTACCTCCAGAAGGTCGGGGTTCACGGAATATTCATAAACGCGACTACCGGGGAGTTTACGAGCCTCAGCAAGGAGGAGAGAAGGTTTTTGGCCGAGAAGGGCAGGGAACTTGTAACTTCAGCGTTCTACCTCGTGGGGACGGCATCATCGAACACCCTCGAGGTCATTGAACTTACAAAGCACGCCCAGGATATTGGCGCAGACTACGCCGTGATAGCGCCCCCATACTACTGTCCCCTCACCGAGGAGGCACTATTCAGGCACTACTCAATGATAGCGGAGAAAACCGACATCCCAATCATACTATACAACATCCCCGCCTGTGCGAACTCGCTGAGCGTTCCACTCGTCAAGCGCCTCACCATAGAGTACCCAAGCATTGCCGGCATTAAGGCCACCCTAGACAGCGTGAACTACATAAGGGACATTATTCTCGATGTGAAGGGAGAAAGGAAAGACTTCAGGGTCTTCACTGGCCTCGACCAGCACTTCCTCAACACGCTGATCCTCGGCGGCGATGGCGGAATAATGGCGTGCGCGAACTTTGCACCAGAGCTTCATCTACGCCTCTACAAGGCCTTCAACGAGAAGCGCTTTGAGGAGGCCTTTGAATACTCAAGAAAGCTGGCTAAACTCTCAAAGGTCTATGACATCGCCTCGTCGTTTGGATCGGCTATAAAGCTCGCAATGAGAGTCAGGGGCTTCTCGATAAAACCCGTCCTCAGGCCGCCCTACACTATGGATGGAAAGGAAGTTGAAGAAAAGGTGAGGGCTCTCCTCTTAGAGGTTCTGTAA
- a CDS encoding DUF5646 family protein: protein MERTTDARIEYILSELERLKVHIQRLESMLVPLVKDEVPEEELREIEMEARKFKEESEEWIDAEDLDEILEDEE from the coding sequence ATGGAAAGGACTACTGATGCACGCATTGAATATATTCTCTCTGAACTGGAGAGGCTCAAGGTTCACATCCAAAGACTTGAGTCTATGCTCGTTCCCCTTGTGAAGGACGAAGTCCCCGAGGAGGAGCTCAGAGAGATAGAAATGGAAGCGAGAAAGTTCAAGGAGGAAAGCGAGGAATGGATTGATGCCGAAGACCTCGATGAAATCCTGGAGGATGAAGAATGA
- a CDS encoding type II toxin-antitoxin system RelE family toxin translates to MYRVRLGEYRVIYSVNWEERVILIHRLKRRGEAYK, encoded by the coding sequence ATATACAGAGTTAGACTCGGTGAATACCGGGTTATCTACTCAGTAAACTGGGAAGAGAGAGTTATACTAATCCATCGGCTTAAAAGAAGAGGGGAAGCGTATAAATAG
- the prf1 gene encoding peptide chain release factor aRF-1 translates to MSHKSAEMYELKKKVEELKSYRGRATELVSLYIPAGYDINKVMQQLREEYGTAQNIKSKSTRKNVLGALERAMQHLKLYKQTPENGLALFVGNVSEQEGVSDIKLWAIVPPEPLNVRLYRCDQTFVTEPLEEMLRVKDAYGLITVEKNEATIGLLRGKRIEVIDELTSNVPGKTRAGGQSARRYERIREQETHEFMKRIGEHANKAFLPLLEKGELRGIIIGGPGPTKEEFVEGDYLHHELRKKVIGVVDISYHGEYGLRELVEKASDILKDHEAVKERQLIQEFFKHLVKDTGMITYGEKEVRKALELGAVDKLLISEGYDKVRVRAKCNNCGWEELKTMSEGEFHVYKKQLTHCPKCGSQNITFEKWDVAEELIKMAEESGADVEIISLDTEEGQQFYKAFGGLGAILRYKIQ, encoded by the coding sequence ATGTCTCACAAGTCTGCCGAGATGTACGAACTCAAGAAGAAGGTCGAGGAGCTGAAGAGCTATCGAGGCCGCGCAACCGAGCTCGTCAGTCTCTACATCCCGGCCGGCTATGACATAAACAAGGTCATGCAGCAGCTTAGGGAGGAGTACGGGACCGCTCAGAACATCAAGAGCAAGTCAACTCGAAAGAACGTCCTTGGTGCACTCGAAAGAGCGATGCAGCATCTCAAGCTCTACAAACAGACCCCCGAGAACGGCCTGGCTCTCTTCGTCGGAAACGTGAGCGAGCAGGAAGGTGTGAGCGACATAAAGCTCTGGGCTATCGTTCCACCCGAGCCGCTCAACGTCAGGCTATATCGATGTGACCAGACCTTCGTTACCGAGCCCCTTGAGGAGATGCTCCGCGTTAAGGACGCCTACGGCCTTATAACCGTCGAGAAGAACGAGGCGACTATAGGTCTCCTCCGTGGGAAGAGAATCGAGGTCATAGACGAGCTTACCTCCAACGTCCCCGGAAAGACCCGCGCCGGTGGTCAGTCGGCGAGGCGTTACGAGCGCATCAGGGAGCAGGAGACCCACGAGTTCATGAAGAGGATTGGGGAGCACGCCAACAAGGCTTTCCTGCCCCTCCTTGAGAAGGGTGAGCTCAGGGGCATAATCATAGGCGGTCCTGGTCCGACGAAGGAGGAGTTCGTTGAGGGAGATTACCTCCACCACGAGCTCAGGAAGAAGGTCATCGGCGTTGTTGACATCAGCTACCACGGTGAGTACGGTCTAAGGGAGCTTGTTGAGAAGGCCAGCGACATCCTCAAAGACCATGAGGCAGTTAAGGAGCGTCAGCTCATCCAGGAGTTCTTCAAGCACCTCGTCAAGGACACGGGAATGATAACCTACGGTGAGAAGGAAGTTAGGAAGGCCCTTGAGCTCGGCGCCGTTGACAAGCTCCTAATCAGCGAGGGCTACGACAAGGTTCGCGTCAGGGCGAAGTGCAACAACTGCGGCTGGGAGGAGCTCAAGACAATGAGCGAGGGGGAGTTCCATGTTTACAAGAAGCAGTTAACTCACTGTCCCAAGTGCGGAAGCCAGAACATAACCTTCGAGAAGTGGGACGTAGCGGAGGAGCTTATAAAGATGGCAGAGGAGAGCGGGGCGGACGTCGAGATCATCTCCCTCGATACCGAGGAAGGCCAGCAGTTCTACAAGGCCTTTGGAGGTCTCGGAGCGATTTTGAGGTACAAGATTCAGTGA
- a CDS encoding pro-sigmaK processing inhibitor BofA family protein: protein MLELLVLLFLLIAVGWILIKLTLAIIKWLALNTIAGLLIIGLLNFLGVTHVQLNLLNLLIVAIGGIPGVFIVILLSLL from the coding sequence ATGCTGGAGCTTTTAGTTCTTCTTTTCCTTCTTATAGCAGTTGGATGGATCCTCATCAAGCTGACCCTGGCAATAATCAAGTGGCTCGCCCTGAACACGATAGCTGGCCTGCTGATAATCGGCCTCCTCAACTTCCTCGGCGTCACTCACGTCCAGCTTAACCTCTTGAACCTTCTCATAGTGGCAATCGGTGGAATCCCGGGTGTTTTCATAGTAATCCTGCTCTCCCTTCTGTAG
- a CDS encoding type II toxin-antitoxin system PemK/MazF family toxin encodes MLEQGEIWTAPFPYYELQGNSQKFVLKDKIRPVIIVSENKFNSDNLDVIVCQVSRHKDYRILSLPPELKRRVIIISNSNLVPGTGRLRNISIIKPFKLFTLPKDIVLNGKLIGKLDRPTLKQLLSNIHSLF; translated from the coding sequence ATGCTGGAACAAGGTGAAATATGGACGGCACCGTTTCCTTACTATGAACTCCAGGGTAACAGCCAAAAATTCGTTTTAAAAGACAAAATAAGGCCTGTCATAATTGTCTCAGAGAATAAATTCAACTCAGATAACTTGGACGTTATAGTTTGCCAGGTATCCCGCCACAAAGACTACCGAATACTAAGCCTACCTCCTGAACTCAAAAGGAGGGTGATAATAATCTCCAACTCTAACCTAGTGCCTGGAACGGGAAGGCTGAGGAACATAAGCATCATCAAGCCGTTCAAATTGTTCACCCTTCCCAAGGACATCGTTCTAAACGGAAAGCTAATCGGAAAACTCGACCGGCCGACACTCAAACAACTACTATCCAACATCCACAGCCTCTTTTAA